Proteins from a genomic interval of Geminocystis sp. M7585_C2015_104:
- a CDS encoding aminotransferase class V-fold PLP-dependent enzyme, translated as MLDLTSYRQQFPGLQNKFYFNYGGQGVLPQAALASITSAYNYIAEIGPFSIKGNKWVEETIYETKKVIASELGVSVDSVALTENVTEGCNIVLWGIDWQEGDEILLTDAEHPGIVAIVKEIGRRFRVKVTTIPLLKALFHQDNPLETISAYLTPQTRLLVISHILWNTGHLLPLRDIVNLCHQYPHSRKPIYVLADGAQSAGSIPLSLAEEGVDFYAGTGHKWLCGPSGVGFLYIRQELIPFIAPTFIGWRGLDFSNSHLSFLESASRYEVATSPYPLFLGLKTAIQLHQSWGTVEQRYERILQLSHLLWTKLQQINGIRCLHPSTPPLSGLVSFYLPAGNPKQIVQILESNGFLLRTLSYPPCIRACVHYFTLESEIYSLLNFLSSLLSKGIGANI; from the coding sequence ATGTTAGACTTGACATCATACCGACAACAATTCCCCGGTTTACAAAATAAGTTCTATTTTAACTACGGCGGACAGGGTGTTCTCCCCCAGGCGGCCCTTGCCTCTATAACTTCTGCATACAATTATATTGCAGAGATAGGCCCATTTAGTATCAAGGGAAATAAGTGGGTGGAGGAGACTATATATGAAACCAAAAAGGTTATTGCCTCTGAATTGGGAGTGTCGGTGGATTCTGTTGCCCTGACGGAGAATGTAACCGAGGGTTGTAATATTGTATTGTGGGGGATAGACTGGCAGGAAGGGGATGAGATTTTGCTCACAGATGCCGAACATCCGGGAATAGTAGCCATTGTAAAGGAAATTGGTCGCCGTTTTCGGGTCAAAGTCACTACTATACCTCTTTTAAAAGCCCTCTTCCATCAAGACAATCCTCTGGAAACAATTTCTGCCTATCTTACCCCTCAAACCCGTCTGCTAGTTATAAGTCACATCCTTTGGAATACCGGGCATTTGTTGCCTCTCAGAGATATAGTCAATCTTTGTCACCAGTATCCCCATAGCCGCAAGCCTATTTATGTTTTAGCCGATGGGGCACAGTCCGCTGGGAGTATCCCCCTTTCGTTGGCAGAGGAGGGAGTTGATTTCTACGCCGGCACGGGGCATAAGTGGTTGTGTGGCCCTTCTGGGGTTGGTTTTCTCTATATTCGACAAGAATTGATTCCCTTCATCGCACCCACTTTTATTGGTTGGCGGGGTTTAGACTTCTCCAACTCCCATCTTTCTTTTCTCGAGTCTGCTAGCCGTTATGAGGTTGCCACTTCCCCTTATCCTCTTTTTCTCGGCTTAAAAACTGCTATCCAACTCCACCAATCCTGGGGCACCGTCGAGCAACGATATGAGAGAATTTTACAGTTGAGCCACCTTCTTTGGACAAAACTACAACAGATAAACGGTATTCGCTGTCTCCACCCCTCTACCCCCCCTCTTTCCGGCTTAGTCTCCTTTTATCTCCCCGCTGGCAATCCCAAACAAATAGTTCAAATCCTTGAAAGCAACGGCTTTCTCCTTCGCACTCTCTCTTACCCCCCTTGTATTCGCGCCTGTGTCCACTATTTTACCCTTGAATCTGAAATTTACTCTCTTCTTAACTTCCTTTCTTCCCTCTTGTCGAAGGGGATAGGGGCTAACATATAG